One window from the genome of Palaemon carinicauda isolate YSFRI2023 chromosome 24, ASM3689809v2, whole genome shotgun sequence encodes:
- the LOC137618409 gene encoding uncharacterized protein, whose protein sequence is MFLDDGYGCSQSLDGAIKLSQHIKNDLLSSGFIPNATKCIWSPTQVLEFLGVMLDSGNSSIFIPDRRLLKCINAISEILTSIKVHRYVHVKKVASCIGQIISMSVVIGKVSQIMTRNLSIDVLAASHWDQYIKISDESKRQLEFWQISLSELNIKHTNVSFQCSKIVYSDASSTGFAGYAVSAKTGISYGTWSIEESLKSSTWRELVAVYRVLQSLGHILTGQRVKWFTDNQGVEAIVSKGSMKVELQSIAIDIFRFCIAKSILLEIEWIPRTMNEKADYLSKIIDIDDWGISFEIFDMIQARFGNIHIDWFAFEHNAKLNSYYSRYWSPTCNGIDAFSEHWGGKFGLFVPPITVITQVIKKMAFDKAVGVLVVPCWKSALFWPFLCPTGSFIPEVVDWFDLPINRENYVSSRSGKGMFGNIDLNFRMLALKVDFSSIS, encoded by the coding sequence ATGTTCTTAGATGATGGATACGGTTGTTCGCAATCTCTTGATGGCGCAATTAAACTTAGCCAGCATATAAAAAATGATTTGTTGTCATCGGGATTTATCCCGAATGCAACAAAATGTATCTGGTCACCCACTCAGGTTCTGGAGTTTTTAGGTGTGATGCTTGATTCCGGAAACAGTTCGATATTTATCCCTGATCGAAGATTACTTAAGTGCATCAATGCGATTTCAGAAATATTGACTAGTATTAAAGTACACAGGTACGTTCATGTTAAGAAAGTAGCGAGCTGTATTGGTCAAATTATCTCAATGAGTGTTGTCATAGGAAAAGTTTCTCAAATAATGACCCGGAATTTAAGTATTGACGTACTCGCGGCTAGTCACTGGGATCAGTATATAAAAATTTCTGATGAAAGTAAGAGACAACTAGAATTTTGGCAAATATCTCTGTCGGAACTGAATATAAAACATACCAATGTGTCTTTTCAATGCTCAAAAATTGTGTATTCTGACGCTAGTAGTACAGGGTTTGCTGGTTATGCAGTCAGTGCGAAAACCGGAATTTCATATGGTACATGGTCCATTGAAGAAAGTCTTAAGTCTTCGACATGGCGAGAATTGGTAGCTGTTTATCGTGTTTTACAGTCGTTAGGTCATATTCTGACTGGTCAGAGGGTGAAATGGTTTACTGACAATCAAGGGGTTGAAGCGATCGTATCGAAAGGTTCTATGAAGGTGGAATTGCAAAGTATAGCTATTGATATTTTTCGATTTtgtattgcaaagtctattttgttGGAAATAGAATGGATTCCTAGAACAATGAATGAAAAAGCAGATTATCTGTCAAAGATTATAGACATTGATGACTGGGGTATCTCATTTGAAATATTTGATATGATTCAGGCTAGATTTGGAAATATACATATTGATTGGTTCGCTTTCGAACATAATGCGAAACTGAATTCGTATTATTCAAGATATTGGAGTCCCACGTGTAACGGTATAGACGCCTTTTCAGAACATTGGGGAGGAAAGTTCGGATTATTTGTTCCCCCAATCACTGTCATTACACAGGTTATCAAGAAAATGGCCTTTGACAAAGCTGTTGGTGTTCTTGTTGTGCCTTGCTGGAAATCAGCTTTGTTTTGGCCATTTCTTTGTCCAACAGGGTCATTTATACCAGAGGTAGTTGATTGGTTCGATTTACCAATTAACAGAGAGAATTATGTGTCTAGTAGGAGTGGAAAAGGTATGtttggaaatattgatttgaatttccGTATGTTGGCACTGAAAGTTGATTTTTCTTCAATAAGTTAG
- the LOC137618411 gene encoding integrase/recombinase xerD homolog, whose amino-acid sequence MAGKVHLLPNLLKKSRADSTSSKYHGAFVRFQKWVSCNGLGSGDALPAKSFIVAIYLASLIQSVNSPSPVIAAFYAIKWYHDINGLYSPTNSKLVENILEAAKRVLGKPVVKKEPITVDIITSLYNRLYEYNNIKNQRTICAFLIGFSGFLRSREMLSIKISNIVFHTTYMAIFMEGSKTDKYRDGSWIMIAKTGTNICPVDNTVKLIKWANLNGDDYLFCNLSATKTGHKVRNVNKKMSYTNLRDIFINALKPHVSDVKKYCVHSLRSGGATAAANNGVKDRMFKRHGRWASETAKDGYVKDSIDEMLKVSLSLGL is encoded by the coding sequence ATGGCGGGAAAAGTGCACCTACTTCCGAATTTGTTGAAGAAATCAAGGGCAGATTCAACCAGTTCAAAATATCATGGAGCGTTTGTGCGCTTTCAGAAGTGGGTATCATGCAACGGCTTGGGAAGTGGAGACGCTTTGCCCGCTAAATCCTTCATAGTAGCGATATATTTGGCTTCTTTAATTCAGTCTGTAAATTCACCTAGCCCAGTTATTGCTGCTttctatgcaataaaatggtaTCATGACATTAACGGTCTATATTCTCCAACGAATTCAAagttagttgaaaatattttagaagcGGCCAAAAGAGTTTTGGGGAAACCAGTCGTTAAAAAAGAACCAATCACTGTTGATATCATTACATCTTTGTACAACAGACTATacgaatacaataatataaaaaatcagagaACAATTTGTGCATTTTTGATAGGCTTTTCTGGATTTTTGAGAAGTCGTGAAATGTTAAGTATTAAGATATCTAACATTGTATTTCATACTACTTATATGGCCATTTTTATGGAAGGCAGCAAGACTGACAAATATAGAGATGGTTCTTGGATAATGATTGCAAAAACAGGTACAAATATTTGTCCTGTAGATAacactgtgaaattaataaaatgggcaaacttgaatggtgatgattacttgttttgtaatttaagtgcTACAAAAACTGGACATAAGGTGAGAAATGTTAACAAAAAGATGTCCTACACAAATCTTCGTGACATATTCATAAATGCATTGAAGCCTCATGTGTCAGATGTGAAAAAGTATTGTGTTCATTCTTTAAGATCTGGGGGAGCCACCGCAGCAGCTAACAACGGTGTCAAAGATCGTATGTTTAAACGACATGGTCGTTGGGCTAGCGAAACCGCAAAAGACGGTTACGTGAAAGATAGTATCGATGAAATGTTAAAAGTATCTCTAAGTCTTGGCTTGTAG